The Microbulbifer sp. TB1203 nucleotide sequence TCCTGAAACTCGGTCCACCACTGGCCCAGGCCCGGCTGGATTTCGCCGGACTCCTCGCGCAGCAGCAGGAAATCGTAGGCGGCGCGGAAGCGCGGGTGCTCGCTCAGGTGCTGGGCGCGATTGCCGGTGCGGCGGGGGAGGCGCAGTTGCATATCCCAGATCTCCCGCATCGGAATGGAGAAGCGTTTGGGAATGGCGGTGTGCGCCAACTGGTTGCCGATGACTTCCTGTGCGGCCTGGGCCAGCGCCGGCACCGGAGGGACACCTTTTTCGGCCAGTTGCCGCTGCTCCGCCTGAACCGCCGGCCACAGCAGGGCAGCGTAAAGGAATGCGGGAGTGACCCGCTTGTCGTCGCGGATGCGCGCGTCGGTATTGCGCAGGGCCTTGCGGGTCAGGGCCAGCGCCGCCGGGTCTTCCAACTGGGCGGCGTTGTCGGGAAACAGGTGTTGCCAGAGCCCGTATTCGTGCAGCAGCTCGAAGGTACTTTCGCCGTAACCGCTCATCAGCAGCTTGAGCACTTCGTCGAACAGCCGCGCGGGGGCGATATTGTGCAGCAGCGGGGCCAGCTCGCCGAGGGGTGCTGCGGTCGCGCGCTCAATGGTGAAGTCCAGCTTGGCCGCGAAGCGCACTGCGCGCAGCATGCGCACCGGGTCTTCCTTATAGCGGGTGACCGGATCGCCAATGATGCGGATCAGGCGCTGTTCGATATCGCGCATGCCGCCGGTGTAGTCGTGGATCTCGAAGCCGTCGGTGGTGTAGTAGAGAGCGTTGATGGTGAAGTCGCGGCGTATCGCGTCGCTCTCCAGGTCCCCGTAGACGTTGTCGCGCAGCAGCATGCCGTGTTCCGATTGCTGCGCCTCGTGGGCCTCGCCCTCGCTGTGGTGGCCGCGGAAGGTGGTGACCTCGATCACCTCGCGGCCGATGCGCGCGTGCAGGATGCGGAAGCGGCGGCCGACGATGCGCGAGCCGCGGAACAGCTCCTTGGCCTCTTCCGGGGTGGCGTCGGTGGCTACGTCGAAGTCCTTGGGGTGGCCGCCCAGGAGCAGGTCGCGCACGCCGCCGCCGACGATATAGGCCCGGAAGCCGGCCTCCTGCAGCCGTTTCATCACCGTGAGCGCCGCCCGGCTGATATTCCGGCGGGACAGGTTGTGGTCGCTGCGCGGAACGATCCTTAGGGTGGCGGGGTTACCTGGCTTGCGCCAGCGTTTGATACTGCTGATCAGGGAATTGAGCATACGGCTGTCTGTTGCTTACTGGGGCTGGGCCCGTCTATTGTGCGGGCGGATTCTACCACAGGCACAAGCGAGCGCCCCGCTATCCGCGGGCGCCAGCGCAAACTGGGGGTAATTAAAGAAAATAAAGAAGGGAATTATTGTTATTCGGTATGAAGGCAGCGGCTTCCCTGCGCTCAATTTGCCGTCTGGCAAACACCCTCTCCCAGGTACAATCAGTCAGTTTGTAAACGCGCTTGTCGTTATTTTTGTTGTCTTCTGCTTTATTTTTATTTTTTATTGTTATTCTTCTGCTGGTTTTGGTCACTGTTTGCTTTTATTGTCGACCGCCCCATTATTTTTATTTTGGCTCGCCCGCTTATTGTCAGTTGTTATTAGGGCTTTAACAGTCATTTATTTTTATTCTTGGCTGTTTTTGTTATTTGTACTAAACAAAGCATTTAGTGTGCCAGTTTTAATAAACCCTTAATAATCAATGAGTTACGCTCTGAGGTGGTTTCAGCTGCCGTTCAGGATGGCTGGGATCGTTACGGATGGCGCGGAAGTTGTTACGCCCGGGTGGGACAGGGGTAACACTTTGCCGGGGGAGGATGTGCGCGGGACGAACTTGTGTTCGCCCGACAGGAAGATAGACATGCGGGCGAACACAAAGTTCGCTCCCTGCGGAACAGATAAGGGTATTTAAAGAGACTCGGGACTTTGGGAAGAGTACTGGCGTCAGACGTGAAGGCCCTGCTACCGGGGGCCGTTCATGAAAAGCGCCTGCGGCTGATAAACAGACCGATGAGGCTGTTGAGTGAACGGCCCCCGGTAGCAGGGCCGCCACTGAATTGGCCACGTCGCTACGGAGTGACAGACGGTCCTGCGGACCGCAAGCGGAGCTGGAGCTCCGCGGCCCCAGGGGCTGGCCCTGTCGCCACTGACACAGCTCCCCGTTCCCGGGGGCTCAGGCTTCGGCGGCCATGCGGCGGCTTTTCTTGCGCGGGATGCCCAGTTTCTGACGCCGCTCCCACAGGCACTTGCGGCTTACGCCCAGTTTCTTCGCCAGTTCGGTCTCGCTCATGGTGTCCTGGTGCTCGAGTACGAAGCGGGCGAAGTAGTCCTCCAGGGACAGGTCTTCGCGGGGGTCGGTGTGTAGACTGCGCGGGCGGCGATCCGGGTCCGCTTCGTCCACCGGCACCAGGTCCAGGTCGATATCCAGGGTGTGGTGGTCTATCTCCCCGTTGCCCTCGGTGAGGATCACCGCGCGCTGGATGGCGTTTTCCAGTTCGCGCACATTGCCCGGCCAGGTGTAGGTGGTGACCGCCTGTACCGCCTCGGGGGACAGCTTGAGGGTGGCGCGTTCCACCTTGGCGCAGAATTTCTCCAACAGATGCTCGGCGATCGCCAGTACGTCCTTGCCGCGTTCGCGCAGCGGCGCCAGGGTCATCTGTACCACGTTGATCCGGTAGTAGAGATCCTCGCGGAATTTGCGCTCGCCGGCCAGTTGGCGCAGGTTGCGGTGGGTGGCCGCCACCAGGCGCACATCCACCTTGCGCGATTCCACCGCTCCTATGGGGCGCACTTCCCCCTCTTGCAGGACGCGCAGCAGGCGCGCCTGGGCTTCCAGGGGCAGCTCGCCGATTTCGTCCAGGAACAGAGTACCGCCGTCAGCGGCGGCCACCAGGCCCTCGCGGGCGGTCTGGGCACCGGTAAAGGCGCCTTTCTCGTGGCCGAACAGTTCGGCTTCGATCAGGGTTTCGGGGATGGCGGCACAGTTGACCGAGATCAGCGGTTTGTCGGCGCGGCGGCTCTCCTCGTGGATGGCGCGCGCCACCAGTTCCTTACCGGTGCCCGTCTCGCCGTGTACCAGCACGGTGGCATCGGTGGGGGCCACCTTGTGGATGCGGGCGTAGAGTTCCCGCATCACCGGGCTGTCGCCGATCATGCCGGAGATGCTGCGGCCCGGATCCTTGCTGCTTGGGCCCTGCGCGCGGCTCTGCGCGGCTTTGCCGATCACCCGGCGTACGGTGGCGATCATCTCGTCGTGATCGAAGGGTTTGGCGATGTAGTCCGCTGCCCCCATGCGCATGGAATCCACTGCCGAGCGCAGGCTGGCGTAGCTGGTCATGATCAATACCGGCACGTCGCCGGCCAGCTTGAGAAGGTCGGTACCCGGTGCTCCGGGCAGGCGCAGATCGGAGATAACCAGGTCGACTTCGCTGAGGCGGTATTTGGTGGTTGCCTCCCGCACAGAGCCCGCCTCGCTTACCCGGTAGCGGTGCCGTTCCAGCAGTTTGCGCAGCGCCGTTCGGATAATGGCTTCGTCTTCGACGATCAGAATGTGGCTCATATGTTACGCCTGGTTACAAAATGCTCAGGAAGAGCCTAGTTTTACCTTTCGGGCGTTTCGATGCAACCCACAGAGGAATGCGGAATGCGGAATTCGGAATGCGGAATGGGTGCAGGGCCCCAAAATCGGGGGCTGCAGCGCACTTATTCCGCATTCCGCATTCATCATTCCGCATTAGATATGGGAAGCTGCACGATAAACCGCGCGCCGCGCCCGGTCTCGGGATTGGCGGGACTGACCAGCTCCAACTGGCCATCGTGCTCCTCCACGATGCTGTACACCATCGCCAGCCCCAGGCCGGTACCCTGGCCCGGCTCCTTGGTGGTGAAGAAGGGCTCGAGGATGCGGTCGCGGTGCTGGGGGGAAATGCCGGGGCCCTCGTCGGTGACTGCCACGCAGGCGCAGCCGCGCTCGGCGTAGCCTTCGATCTGGATGTGGCCGCCGTCCTCACTGGCGTCGCGGGCGTTGCTGAGCAGGTTGATAAACACCTGGATCAGGCGCTGGTTGTCGCCGGGGGCGATCAGGTCCGCGGGCACGGCGTTGTCGAAGGTCACCTGGGTCTTGTCCCGCTGCAGCGACAGCAGTTGCACGGCCTCCTGTACGCAGGCGTAGAGGTCCACCGGGGCGCGCTCGCCGCCGCTGTCGTGGCTGCCGCTGTGGGAGAAGTTCACCAGTGAATGCACTATGCGGCTGATGCGCTGGGTCTGGCTGAGGATCTGGTCGGCGGTGTCGCGCACTTCCGTACTGTCGGACTCGAAGTGCAGGTTCTGCGCCAGGCAGGCGATGCCGGTGACCGGGTTGCCCACCTCGTGGGCCACACCCGCCGCCAGGCGGCCCACGGAGGCGAGGCGCTCGCTGTGGATCAATTCCTGCTCCAGCACCTGGGTCTCGGTGATGTCCTCCAGCAGCAGCATCTGGCCGTCGCTGCTGCGCTCGCCATTTCGCGCGCGCGCGTTGCGGCGGCTCTTGAGGTGGGTCTTGTGCAGGTTCAGCCAGTGACTGTTGCCGTCCAGGTCCACCTGCTGCTTGAAGCGGTGGGCGTCCGTGGACTGGGCGAACTCGGTCAGCAGCGCGCGCCAGGGCTCCGCCAGGTAGTCCAGCTTGGAGCCGATCACCTCGCTGGCGGCGATACCGGTGAGATCCTGCATGGCGTAGTTCCACAGCAGTATCTCGCCATCGCGGCCCAGGGAGCAGGCGGCCAGGGGCAGTTCCTCGAGCATCTGCCGGTGGTAGAGGCGCAGGTTGTTGAGTTCCGCGGCCAGGCCGGTGAGCTGGTTCTTGTAGCGGTTGAGCCGGGTCTCGATCAGGTGGATGTCCTTGTTGGCCGGCTGGCCGCTGTCCTTGAAGGGGAAGTGGCGGTCGATGATCTGCCCGGCGAGCACCCGGCCCAGCAGCCCGGACAGGTTGGCCTCCAACTTGTTGCGCAGTTGGCGCAGAGCGTAGGGACGGCGCTCGCCGTCGGGCAGCCCCAACTGGCGCAGGGCGCGGTTCACCTCCTGGTTGGCGGTGGCGGCGCCCAGGCTCTCGGACAGGCGCAGGCGGAAGTCCGCGGTCGACTCCACGTCCATTTCCAGGCGCAGGGCCTGGCTCAGGGTGTCGTCGCTGCACAGGTCCGCCGCGTACTGTTCCAGGCTGCTGCTGCGGGTGAACAGGGAAAGCCCCACGAACAGCAGCACATTGACCCCCAGCGACAGGGTGGTGACCTGGGTCCAGATACTCATACCGAGGGGTATCTGTATCTCAGTCCCCGGCAGGGTGATGCCGCTGGCGCCGAACACCGACGGCAGTAATAAGCCGCCTGCCCACACTAGATTCCCCGCGAGCAGGCCGCCGATAAAGCCGCGCTTGTTGCCCCGCGGCCAATGGATCACCGCGAAGATGCCCGGCAGGAGCTGCAGGGAGGCGATAAACGCCAGCAGAGCCAGGTCGGACAGCGCCAGGCGATTGTTGAGCAGCAGGTAGAAGCCGAAACCGGCCAGGAACAGCGCCGCCACCAGGGCGCGGCGCAGCCACACCAGCTGGCGGTACATATTGTCCTCCGAGTGCCAGCGGGTGCCCGGCAGCAGCCAGTGGTTCATCACCATGGTGGACAGCGCCAGGGTGATCATCACCAGCGCCCCGGTGGCGGCGGAGAGCCCGCCCACAAATGCCAGCACCGTAAGCAGCGCGGAGCCGCTGGCCCGGGGCACGGCGAGGGCGAAGTACTGCACCGGCTCGGTGACGTCCAGCGCGAAGCCGGCCCACATAATCGGGAAGATAGGCAGCGCCATCAGCAGCAGGAACAGCGGAAAGCCCCAACTGGCGGTGCGCAGGGCCTGCGCCGCCGGGCGCTCGGCGACA carries:
- the pcnB gene encoding polynucleotide adenylyltransferase PcnB: MLNSLISSIKRWRKPGNPATLRIVPRSDHNLSRRNISRAALTVMKRLQEAGFRAYIVGGGVRDLLLGGHPKDFDVATDATPEEAKELFRGSRIVGRRFRILHARIGREVIEVTTFRGHHSEGEAHEAQQSEHGMLLRDNVYGDLESDAIRRDFTINALYYTTDGFEIHDYTGGMRDIEQRLIRIIGDPVTRYKEDPVRMLRAVRFAAKLDFTIERATAAPLGELAPLLHNIAPARLFDEVLKLLMSGYGESTFELLHEYGLWQHLFPDNAAQLEDPAALALTRKALRNTDARIRDDKRVTPAFLYAALLWPAVQAEQRQLAEKGVPPVPALAQAAQEVIGNQLAHTAIPKRFSIPMREIWDMQLRLPRRTGNRAQHLSEHPRFRAAYDFLLLREESGEIQPGLGQWWTEFQEADEEQRQTMVSKLQRDGGGRRGRGGRGGRRRRSTRAE
- a CDS encoding sigma-54 dependent transcriptional regulator; its protein translation is MSHILIVEDEAIIRTALRKLLERHRYRVSEAGSVREATTKYRLSEVDLVISDLRLPGAPGTDLLKLAGDVPVLIMTSYASLRSAVDSMRMGAADYIAKPFDHDEMIATVRRVIGKAAQSRAQGPSSKDPGRSISGMIGDSPVMRELYARIHKVAPTDATVLVHGETGTGKELVARAIHEESRRADKPLISVNCAAIPETLIEAELFGHEKGAFTGAQTAREGLVAAADGGTLFLDEIGELPLEAQARLLRVLQEGEVRPIGAVESRKVDVRLVAATHRNLRQLAGERKFREDLYYRINVVQMTLAPLRERGKDVLAIAEHLLEKFCAKVERATLKLSPEAVQAVTTYTWPGNVRELENAIQRAVILTEGNGEIDHHTLDIDLDLVPVDEADPDRRPRSLHTDPREDLSLEDYFARFVLEHQDTMSETELAKKLGVSRKCLWERRQKLGIPRKKSRRMAAEA
- a CDS encoding ATP-binding protein, which gives rise to MSFEVGHIALIGVAYIAALFFVAFATSKGWLPARWVRHPLIYVLSLGVSLSAWTFYGIVDLAWQYGYGVLAYYLGTGAMFLFAPVALEPLARLAQRYQLTSPADLLVFRYHSREAGTLATLFLLLGLLPLIALQIQAVSETLALLSRDSVATLALAESGVTSKNLIAFFYCVLLAVFTSMYGASGERRAGLASAMALESVVKLVALLAVGFYAVYGVFGGLGGLDRWLAQNSDMQQLLYTPIKQGSSHTLLLVFIATAVAMPHIFYLSVAERPAAQALRTASWGFPLFLLLMALPIFPIMWAGFALDVTEPVQYFALAVPRASGSALLTVLAFVGGLSAATGALVMITLALSTMVMNHWLLPGTRWHSEDNMYRQLVWLRRALVAALFLAGFGFYLLLNNRLALSDLALLAFIASLQLLPGIFAVIHWPRGNKRGFIGGLLAGNLVWAGGLLLPSVFGASGITLPGTEIQIPLGMSIWTQVTTLSLGVNVLLFVGLSLFTRSSSLEQYAADLCSDDTLSQALRLEMDVESTADFRLRLSESLGAATANQEVNRALRQLGLPDGERRPYALRQLRNKLEANLSGLLGRVLAGQIIDRHFPFKDSGQPANKDIHLIETRLNRYKNQLTGLAAELNNLRLYHRQMLEELPLAACSLGRDGEILLWNYAMQDLTGIAASEVIGSKLDYLAEPWRALLTEFAQSTDAHRFKQQVDLDGNSHWLNLHKTHLKSRRNARARNGERSSDGQMLLLEDITETQVLEQELIHSERLASVGRLAAGVAHEVGNPVTGIACLAQNLHFESDSTEVRDTADQILSQTQRISRIVHSLVNFSHSGSHDSGGERAPVDLYACVQEAVQLLSLQRDKTQVTFDNAVPADLIAPGDNQRLIQVFINLLSNARDASEDGGHIQIEGYAERGCACVAVTDEGPGISPQHRDRILEPFFTTKEPGQGTGLGLAMVYSIVEEHDGQLELVSPANPETGRGARFIVQLPISNAE